The region ACAGTTTCCCAGATTCAATTTGAGGCATTACCGTTTGAGCCGGCGCAAACATGAGATCAATGTGTCCTGCTAGTAAATCCGTCAAAGCCTGTCCAGTACCTTTATAAGGAACATGCAGCATGCTCACCCCCGCCATTGAGGCAAACAACTCGCCAGCCAAATGCGATGCCGATCCCGGGCCCGAAGAGCCGTAACGCACCTGACCAGGATTGGCTTTGGCGTAAGCAATTAATGCCTTGATTGAGGTGATATTTAATGCGGGTGAGACCGTCACCACATATGGTGAAGCAGACACCAGTGCAACCGGTGAAAACTGGGCAATATTTTTTTCAGTGACGGCGGCTGTCGAGCCCATCAATAAGGTGTACCCATCCGCAGGAGATTGTGCAACTGCTTCAGCACCAATGAGACCACTTGCCCCTGGACGATTTTCAATGATTAAAGCCTGCTTCCAAATATCACCAACTGATGGTGCGAGCAATCGAATTAAAGTATCAGCGCCACCGCCAGGTGGAAAAGGAACAATTACTTTGACTGACTTAGCCGGAAAGACATCAGCCGCTATAGCGGTCAAGGGGTTAAGGGGCAG is a window of Polynucleobacter asymbioticus QLW-P1DMWA-1 DNA encoding:
- a CDS encoding tripartite tricarboxylate transporter substrate binding protein — translated: MKRYLFWIFPLLVLLPLNPLTAIAADVFPAKSVKVIVPFPPGGGADTLIRLLAPSVGDIWKQALIIENRPGASGLIGAEAVAQSPADGYTLLMGSTAAVTEKNIAQFSPVALVSASPYVVTVSPALNITSIKALIAYAKANPGQVRYGSSGPGSASHLAGELFASMAGVSMLHVPYKGTGQALTDLLAGHIDLMFAPAQTVMPQIESGKLLALAQTGLKRSEALPNIPTVADSGLPGYSAVGWFGLFAPAKTPKVVTQKINQTVMTVLAQEKVRKAMLERGSDPAHGSPEDFAAFLRLDQAKWAKLIKENKVAVQ